Proteins from a single region of Oreochromis niloticus isolate F11D_XX linkage group LG7, O_niloticus_UMD_NMBU, whole genome shotgun sequence:
- the LOC102076730 gene encoding phospholipid-transporting ATPase ID isoform X2 produces the protein MEQSAGDSFLGYRVGARESLLQDFTDRRTISPEGSRHPANVMLLLQDGRKRRVKILKFKDLHLFASRTQKTKEIIFLFEVIKYGEPELKMGTVLSYFCHLCGHGNKEEKERCLRANDRTFNLSFRYANNAIKTSKYNIFTFLPLNLFEQFKRLANAYFLFLLILELIPQISSLSWITTGFALIVVLSITGVKDAIDDINRHKCDRQVNNRKVDVLMDGQLKNEKWMNVQVGDIVKLGNNEFVTADLLLLSSSEPLNLVYVDTAELDGETNLKVKQALTVTGELGDNIEALAAFNGEVRCEPPNNRLDKFKGTLTVNGERYALDNDKVLLRGCTLRNTEWCFGLVIFGGPDSKLIQNSGKSMFKRTSIDHLTNILVLCIFGFLASMCSILTIGNAIWERNEGSVFTMFLPREPGIDAPLASFLIFWSYVIVLNALIPSSLYVSVEFIRLGNSFFIDWDRKMYYPKNDTPAQARTTTLNEELGQIKYIFSDKTGTLTQNIMTFNKCSINGKAYGDLYDFSGQRVEITERTERVDFSWNNLADPKYNFHDHSLVEMVRSGNPETQEFFRLLSLCHTVMPEEKKEGELSYQAQSPDEGALVTAARNFGFVFRSRTPETITVVEMGRQVIYELLAILDFNNMRKRMSVIVRSPEGKLTLYCKGADTVIFERLHPSCNKLMEVTTDHLNEYAGDGLRTLVLAYKDLNENYMIDWKQRHHEASVAMEGREEKLDELYEEIEKDMMLLGATAVEDKLQDGVPQTIEQLAKADIKIWVLTGDKQETAENIGYSCNMLREEMKDVFVVSANTAEGVKEELQNARMKMCPEAAKEPSVIESRVGLFWLKKTETVQDEKVDGDYGLIINGHSLAFALEKNLRLELLRTACMCQTVICCRVTPLQKAQVVQLVKKYKQAVTLAIGDGANDVSMIKAAHIGVGISGQEGMQAVLSSDYSFAQFRYLQRLLLVHGRWSYIRMCKFLGYFFYKNFTFTLVQFWYAFFCGFSAQTVYDEWFITFYNMVYTALPVLGMCLFDQDVNDRWSLQHPELYAPGQKNQYFNKKAFVSYLIHGCYCSLIIFFIPWASMNDAVRNDGKDIVSHPSFAFLLQTCLLAVVHTQLCVDTYYWTAVNHFFVLLSTIGYFAISVTMYSNGMFYVFTSSFPLIGAARNTLNQPIVWLTIFLTFLLCILPVVAIRFIFIQLRPTINDKVRYKMRTEELPGPAPRHLLRRRSTRSGYAFSHSQGYGDLVTSRKFLMKRSTKRAPLFTQTDSSIFQNQPQHYRTIAEEAEESQSHKL, from the exons ATGGAGCAGTCCGCTGGTGACAGTTTTCTGGGTTATCGAGTGGGTGCAAGGGAATCCCTTCTTCAAGATTTCACTGATAGGCGCACAATATCTCCAGAAGGTTCCAGACATCCGGCAAATGTTATGCTCCTTTTACA agATGGAAGAAAAAGGAGGGTTAAAATCTTAAAATTCAAGGACCTACATCTGTTTGCAAGCAGGACCCAGAAGACAAAAGAAATCATATTTTTGTTTGAG GTTATAAAATATGGAGAACCTGAGTTAAAGATGGGAACTGTGCTGTCATACTTTTGCCATTTGTGTGGACACGGAAATAAGGAAG AGAAGGAGAGATGCTTGCGGGCTAATGACAGAACTTTCAACCTATCTTTCCGCTATGCT AACAATGCCATCAAGACCTCCAAATACAACATCTTCACCTTCCTGCCACTTAATCTTTTTGAGCAGTTCAAGAGGCTCGCTAATGcctacttcctcttcctccttatCCTTGAG tTGATCCCACAAATCTCCTCTCTCTCATGGATCACCACAGGTTTTGCCTTAATAGTGGTGCTGTCTATAACAGGAGTCAAAGATGCCATTGATGACATA AACAGACACAAATGTGACAGACAAGTGAATAACCGGAAGGTGGATGTCCTCATGGATGGCCA actcaaaaatgaaaaatggatGAATGTTCAGGTTGGGGACATAGTCAAACTGGGGAATAATGAGTTTGTCACA GCAGACCTTCTGTTGCTGTCTAGCAGTGAGCCCCTTAATTTAGTTTATGTGGATACAGCTGAACTAGATGG AGAAACCAATCTGAAGGTGAAACAGGCTCTGACTGTAACTGGAGAGTTGGGAGACAACATTGAGGCATTGGCTGCCTTTAATG GTGAAGTGCGATGTGAACCTCCCAATAACCGTCTAGACAAGTTCAAAGGGACTCTGACTGTGAACGGGGAAAGATACGCCTTGGACAACGACAAAGTGCTGCTCAGAGGCTGTACTCTCAGGAACACTGAGTGGTGCTTCGGTCTGGTCATCTTTGGAG GTCCTGACAGTAAACTGATACAGAACAGCGGAAAGTCAATGTTCAAACGGACAAGCATTGATCACCTGACAAATATCCTGGTGTTATGT ATCTTTGGTTTCCTGGCATCTATGTGCTCCATTTTGACCATTGGCAATGCAATCTGGGAAAGAAACGAGGGCTCTGTGTTTACTATGTTTCTTCCTCGTGAACCGGGCATTGATGCTCCTCTTGCATCGTTCCTTATCTTCTGGTCTTATGTCATTGTCCTTAACGCATTGATACCAAGTTCACTCTATGTCAG CGTGGAGTTCATTCGTCTGGGAAACAGCTTCTTCATAGACTGGGACAGGAAGATGTACTATCCTAAGAATGATACTCCAGCTCAGGCAAGAACCACCACACTCAATGAGGAGCTCGGCCAGATTAAATACATCTTCAGTGACAAGACTGGCACTCTGACACAGAACATCATGACTTTCAACAAGTGCTCCATTAATGGAAAAGCTTATG GGGACCTCTATGATTTCTCTGGACAAAGAGTGGAAATTACAGAG AGGACAGAGAGAGTGGATTTCTCCTGGAACAATCTGGCAGATCCAAAGTACAACTTTCATGACCACAGTCTGGTGGAGATGGTGAGAAGTGGAAACCCTGAGACTCAGGAGTTCTTCCGCTTGCTATCCCTGTGTCACACTGTCATgcctgaggaaaagaaagagg GGGAGCTCAGTTATCAGGCTCAGTCTCCTGATGAAGGCGCTCTGGTAACTGCTGCGAGAAATTTTGGATTTGTGTTCCGATCACGCACACCAGAGACCATCACAGTCGTAGAGATGGGCAGACAAGTCATCTATGAACTTCTGGCCATTCTGGACTTTAATAATATGAGGAAGAGGATGTCAGTGATAG TGCGCAGCCCAGAGGGGAAGTTGACTCTGTACTGCAAAGGTGCGGACACAGTGATTTTTGAAAGACTGCACCCCTCCTGTAACAAACTGATGGAAGTAACCACTGACCACCTCAAT GAGTATGCAGGTGATGGCCTCCGTACATTGGTTCTGGCCTACAAAGACTTAAATGAGAACTACATGATAGATTGGAAACAGCGCCACCATGAGGCCAGTGTTGCCATGGAGGGACGTGAAGAAAAACTTGATGAACTTTATGAAGAGATAGAGAAAGATATGATG CTGTTGGGAGCGACAGCTGTGGAAGACAAGTTGCAAGACGGTGTGCCACAGACCATTGAGCAACTGGCTAAAGCTGACATCAAAATCTGGGTGTTAACTGGAGATAAGCAAG AGACAGCAGAAAACATTGGCTATTCCTGTAACATGCTAAGAGAGGAGATGAAGGACGTCTTTGTTGTCTCAGCCAACACTGCTGAAGGAGTCAAAGAGGAGCTACA GAATGCACGAATGAAAATgtgtcctgaagcagcaaaagaGCCATCTGTGATTGAATCTCGAGTAGGCCTGTTTTGGCTTAAAAAGACAGAGACTGTGCAGGATGAGAAGGTGGATGGAGATTATGGACTAATTATAAATGGGCACAGTCTG GCCTTTGCACTGGAGAAGAACTTGAGGCTTGAGCTGCTGAGGACAGCATGCATGTGTCAGACAGTGATTTGCTGCAGGGTCACTCCTTTGCAGAAGGCCCAAGTGGTTCAGCTGGTCAAGAAATACAAGCAGGCTGTCACTCTTGCCATTGGGGATGGGGCCAATGATGTCAGCATGATAAAGG CTGCTCATATTGGTGTAGGTATCAGTGGGCAGGAAGGCATGCAGGCAGTGCTGTCCAGCGACTATTCCTTTGCCCAGTTCCGTTACCTTCAGCGCCTCCTGCTGGTGCATGGCCGCTGGTCCTACATACGCATGTGCAAGTTCCTTGGATATTTCTTTTACAAGAACTTCACTTTTACGCTTGTCCAATTCTGGTACGCCTTCTTTTGTGGTTTTTCTGCACAG ACTGTGTATGATGAGTGGTTCATCACCTTCTACAACATGGTTTACACAGCTCTTCCAGTCCTTGGCATGTGTCTCTTTGACCAG GATGTAAATGACCGTTGGAGTTTACAGCATCCGGAGCTCTACGCTCCAGGCCAGAAGAACCAATACTTCAATAAGAAAGCTTTTGTGAGCTATCTGATTCATGGCTGCTATTGCTCCTTAATCATCTTCTTTATCCCATGGGCTTCCATGAATGATGCAGTCAGAAATGATGGAAAAGACATTGTGAGCCATCCATCTTTTGCTTTCCTGCTACAGACCTGTTTGCTTGCTGTGGTGCACACACAG CTGTGTGTTGACACCTATTACTGGACAGCAGTGAaccatttttttgtgttgttaagcACGATAGGCTACTTTGCCATCTCAGTCACCATGTACAGCAATGGCATGTTTTATGTCTTCACGTCTTCTTTCCCCTTAATTG GCGCAGCAAGAAATACTTTGAACCAGCCTATAGTGTGGCTCACCATATTCCTGACGTTCCTCCTCTGTATCCTGCCTGTTGTTGCTATCCGCTTCATATTTATACAGCTTCGTCCTACCATTAATGAcaag gtGAGGTATAAGATGCGTACAGAGGAGCTGCCAGGACCTGCACCTCGTCACCTACTGAGAAGGCGTAGTACTCGGTCGGGTTACGCCTTCTCTCACTCCCAGGGCTATGGTGATCTGGTAACATCTAGAAAATTCCTGATGAAACGCTCCACCAAGAGAGCCCCTCTGTTCACCCAGACAGACTCTTCCATATTTCAAAATCAGCCACAGCACTACCGCACTATTGCTGAGGAAGCCGAGGAGTCACAGAGTCACAAGCTCTAA
- the LOC102076730 gene encoding phospholipid-transporting ATPase ID isoform X3, with protein sequence MGTVLSYFCHLCGHGNKEEKERCLRANDRTFNLSFRYANNAIKTSKYNIFTFLPLNLFEQFKRLANAYFLFLLILELIPQISSLSWITTGFALIVVLSITGVKDAIDDINRHKCDRQVNNRKVDVLMDGQLKNEKWMNVQVGDIVKLGNNEFVTADLLLLSSSEPLNLVYVDTAELDGETNLKVKQALTVTGELGDNIEALAAFNGEVRCEPPNNRLDKFKGTLTVNGERYALDNDKVLLRGCTLRNTEWCFGLVIFGGPDSKLIQNSGKSMFKRTSIDHLTNILVLCIFGFLASMCSILTIGNAIWERNEGSVFTMFLPREPGIDAPLASFLIFWSYVIVLNALIPSSLYVSVEFIRLGNSFFIDWDRKMYYPKNDTPAQARTTTLNEELGQIKYIFSDKTGTLTQNIMTFNKCSINGKAYGDLYDFSGQRVEITERTERVDFSWNNLADPKYNFHDHSLVEMVRSGNPETQEFFRLLSLCHTVMPEEKKEGELSYQAQSPDEGALVTAARNFGFVFRSRTPETITVVEMGRQVIYELLAILDFNNMRKRMSVIVRSPEGKLTLYCKGADTVIFERLHPSCNKLMEVTTDHLNEYAGDGLRTLVLAYKDLNENYMIDWKQRHHEASVAMEGREEKLDELYEEIEKDMMLLGATAVEDKLQDGVPQTIEQLAKADIKIWVLTGDKQETAENIGYSCNMLREEMKDVFVVSANTAEGVKEELQNARMKMCPEAAKEPSVIESRVGLFWLKKTETVQDEKVDGDYGLIINGHSLAFALEKNLRLELLRTACMCQTVICCRVTPLQKAQVVQLVKKYKQAVTLAIGDGANDVSMIKAAHIGVGISGQEGMQAVLSSDYSFAQFRYLQRLLLVHGRWSYIRMCKFLGYFFYKNFTFTLVQFWYAFFCGFSAQTVYDEWFITFYNMVYTALPVLGMCLFDQDVNDRWSLQHPELYAPGQKNQYFNKKAFVSYLIHGCYCSLIIFFIPWASMNDAVRNDGKDIVSHPSFAFLLQTCLLAVVHTQLCVDTYYWTAVNHFFVLLSTIGYFAISVTMYSNGMFYVFTSSFPLIGAARNTLNQPIVWLTIFLTFLLCILPVVAIRFIFIQLRPTINDKVRYKMRTEELPGPAPRHLLRRRSTRSGYAFSHSQGYGDLVTSRKFLMKRSTKRAPLFTQTDSSIFQNQPQHYRTIAEEAEESQSHKL encoded by the exons ATGGGAACTGTGCTGTCATACTTTTGCCATTTGTGTGGACACGGAAATAAGGAAG AGAAGGAGAGATGCTTGCGGGCTAATGACAGAACTTTCAACCTATCTTTCCGCTATGCT AACAATGCCATCAAGACCTCCAAATACAACATCTTCACCTTCCTGCCACTTAATCTTTTTGAGCAGTTCAAGAGGCTCGCTAATGcctacttcctcttcctccttatCCTTGAG tTGATCCCACAAATCTCCTCTCTCTCATGGATCACCACAGGTTTTGCCTTAATAGTGGTGCTGTCTATAACAGGAGTCAAAGATGCCATTGATGACATA AACAGACACAAATGTGACAGACAAGTGAATAACCGGAAGGTGGATGTCCTCATGGATGGCCA actcaaaaatgaaaaatggatGAATGTTCAGGTTGGGGACATAGTCAAACTGGGGAATAATGAGTTTGTCACA GCAGACCTTCTGTTGCTGTCTAGCAGTGAGCCCCTTAATTTAGTTTATGTGGATACAGCTGAACTAGATGG AGAAACCAATCTGAAGGTGAAACAGGCTCTGACTGTAACTGGAGAGTTGGGAGACAACATTGAGGCATTGGCTGCCTTTAATG GTGAAGTGCGATGTGAACCTCCCAATAACCGTCTAGACAAGTTCAAAGGGACTCTGACTGTGAACGGGGAAAGATACGCCTTGGACAACGACAAAGTGCTGCTCAGAGGCTGTACTCTCAGGAACACTGAGTGGTGCTTCGGTCTGGTCATCTTTGGAG GTCCTGACAGTAAACTGATACAGAACAGCGGAAAGTCAATGTTCAAACGGACAAGCATTGATCACCTGACAAATATCCTGGTGTTATGT ATCTTTGGTTTCCTGGCATCTATGTGCTCCATTTTGACCATTGGCAATGCAATCTGGGAAAGAAACGAGGGCTCTGTGTTTACTATGTTTCTTCCTCGTGAACCGGGCATTGATGCTCCTCTTGCATCGTTCCTTATCTTCTGGTCTTATGTCATTGTCCTTAACGCATTGATACCAAGTTCACTCTATGTCAG CGTGGAGTTCATTCGTCTGGGAAACAGCTTCTTCATAGACTGGGACAGGAAGATGTACTATCCTAAGAATGATACTCCAGCTCAGGCAAGAACCACCACACTCAATGAGGAGCTCGGCCAGATTAAATACATCTTCAGTGACAAGACTGGCACTCTGACACAGAACATCATGACTTTCAACAAGTGCTCCATTAATGGAAAAGCTTATG GGGACCTCTATGATTTCTCTGGACAAAGAGTGGAAATTACAGAG AGGACAGAGAGAGTGGATTTCTCCTGGAACAATCTGGCAGATCCAAAGTACAACTTTCATGACCACAGTCTGGTGGAGATGGTGAGAAGTGGAAACCCTGAGACTCAGGAGTTCTTCCGCTTGCTATCCCTGTGTCACACTGTCATgcctgaggaaaagaaagagg GGGAGCTCAGTTATCAGGCTCAGTCTCCTGATGAAGGCGCTCTGGTAACTGCTGCGAGAAATTTTGGATTTGTGTTCCGATCACGCACACCAGAGACCATCACAGTCGTAGAGATGGGCAGACAAGTCATCTATGAACTTCTGGCCATTCTGGACTTTAATAATATGAGGAAGAGGATGTCAGTGATAG TGCGCAGCCCAGAGGGGAAGTTGACTCTGTACTGCAAAGGTGCGGACACAGTGATTTTTGAAAGACTGCACCCCTCCTGTAACAAACTGATGGAAGTAACCACTGACCACCTCAAT GAGTATGCAGGTGATGGCCTCCGTACATTGGTTCTGGCCTACAAAGACTTAAATGAGAACTACATGATAGATTGGAAACAGCGCCACCATGAGGCCAGTGTTGCCATGGAGGGACGTGAAGAAAAACTTGATGAACTTTATGAAGAGATAGAGAAAGATATGATG CTGTTGGGAGCGACAGCTGTGGAAGACAAGTTGCAAGACGGTGTGCCACAGACCATTGAGCAACTGGCTAAAGCTGACATCAAAATCTGGGTGTTAACTGGAGATAAGCAAG AGACAGCAGAAAACATTGGCTATTCCTGTAACATGCTAAGAGAGGAGATGAAGGACGTCTTTGTTGTCTCAGCCAACACTGCTGAAGGAGTCAAAGAGGAGCTACA GAATGCACGAATGAAAATgtgtcctgaagcagcaaaagaGCCATCTGTGATTGAATCTCGAGTAGGCCTGTTTTGGCTTAAAAAGACAGAGACTGTGCAGGATGAGAAGGTGGATGGAGATTATGGACTAATTATAAATGGGCACAGTCTG GCCTTTGCACTGGAGAAGAACTTGAGGCTTGAGCTGCTGAGGACAGCATGCATGTGTCAGACAGTGATTTGCTGCAGGGTCACTCCTTTGCAGAAGGCCCAAGTGGTTCAGCTGGTCAAGAAATACAAGCAGGCTGTCACTCTTGCCATTGGGGATGGGGCCAATGATGTCAGCATGATAAAGG CTGCTCATATTGGTGTAGGTATCAGTGGGCAGGAAGGCATGCAGGCAGTGCTGTCCAGCGACTATTCCTTTGCCCAGTTCCGTTACCTTCAGCGCCTCCTGCTGGTGCATGGCCGCTGGTCCTACATACGCATGTGCAAGTTCCTTGGATATTTCTTTTACAAGAACTTCACTTTTACGCTTGTCCAATTCTGGTACGCCTTCTTTTGTGGTTTTTCTGCACAG ACTGTGTATGATGAGTGGTTCATCACCTTCTACAACATGGTTTACACAGCTCTTCCAGTCCTTGGCATGTGTCTCTTTGACCAG GATGTAAATGACCGTTGGAGTTTACAGCATCCGGAGCTCTACGCTCCAGGCCAGAAGAACCAATACTTCAATAAGAAAGCTTTTGTGAGCTATCTGATTCATGGCTGCTATTGCTCCTTAATCATCTTCTTTATCCCATGGGCTTCCATGAATGATGCAGTCAGAAATGATGGAAAAGACATTGTGAGCCATCCATCTTTTGCTTTCCTGCTACAGACCTGTTTGCTTGCTGTGGTGCACACACAG CTGTGTGTTGACACCTATTACTGGACAGCAGTGAaccatttttttgtgttgttaagcACGATAGGCTACTTTGCCATCTCAGTCACCATGTACAGCAATGGCATGTTTTATGTCTTCACGTCTTCTTTCCCCTTAATTG GCGCAGCAAGAAATACTTTGAACCAGCCTATAGTGTGGCTCACCATATTCCTGACGTTCCTCCTCTGTATCCTGCCTGTTGTTGCTATCCGCTTCATATTTATACAGCTTCGTCCTACCATTAATGAcaag gtGAGGTATAAGATGCGTACAGAGGAGCTGCCAGGACCTGCACCTCGTCACCTACTGAGAAGGCGTAGTACTCGGTCGGGTTACGCCTTCTCTCACTCCCAGGGCTATGGTGATCTGGTAACATCTAGAAAATTCCTGATGAAACGCTCCACCAAGAGAGCCCCTCTGTTCACCCAGACAGACTCTTCCATATTTCAAAATCAGCCACAGCACTACCGCACTATTGCTGAGGAAGCCGAGGAGTCACAGAGTCACAAGCTCTAA